One window of the SAR324 cluster bacterium genome contains the following:
- a CDS encoding GTP-binding protein encodes MEAEGDVNANKLNAWLGKLLREKGIDIFRMKGFLSIAGESQRFVFQGVHMLFDGQPDRPWGNEPRHNQLVFIGRNLDGNAMKREFEACLN; translated from the coding sequence ATAGAGGCTGAAGGTGATGTTAACGCCAACAAATTAAATGCTTGGCTTGGAAAACTTCTTCGGGAAAAAGGCATAGATATTTTTCGAATGAAAGGATTCTTAAGCATTGCAGGGGAATCTCAACGCTTCGTGTTTCAGGGTGTTCACATGCTTTTTGACGGACAACCTGATCGTCCCTGGGGAAATGAACCACGGCACAACCAGCTCGTCTTTATCGGACGAAATTTGGATGGAAATGCCATGAAGAGAGAGTTTGAGGCATGCCTAAACTAG
- a CDS encoding PQQ-binding-like beta-propeller repeat protein, protein MPKLVKNKAHGVLQNGFFAAVDDYPIAGGWGLNGKLFAVGDASGSIQAFDGTSGRKIWGNSEAHVGGIMSMSVSSEGKQLASVGQDGQLAIWDFADGQLQHRTEIASGWVEHVAWSKSGNHLAVSSGRVVTILSSSGEKIWSSENHPSTVSALEWVTDQELSTACYGRVTFFNTSSGKENERLEWQGSLVSLALSPDGNVVACGSQDKSVHFWRRSNGQDSMMSGYPWKPSELAFSHDSILLATGGGEDITV, encoded by the coding sequence ATGCCTAAACTAGTTAAAAATAAGGCGCATGGTGTGCTCCAAAATGGCTTCTTTGCTGCTGTAGATGACTATCCTATTGCGGGAGGGTGGGGGCTGAATGGAAAACTCTTTGCCGTTGGTGATGCAAGTGGATCTATTCAGGCCTTTGATGGAACATCTGGGCGGAAAATTTGGGGAAATTCCGAAGCTCACGTTGGAGGGATCATGAGTATGTCAGTCTCCTCCGAGGGGAAACAGCTTGCTAGCGTCGGGCAGGATGGGCAACTCGCAATCTGGGACTTTGCAGATGGGCAACTGCAACATCGAACTGAAATTGCGAGCGGTTGGGTCGAGCATGTGGCCTGGTCAAAAAGTGGCAACCACCTTGCGGTATCCTCAGGAAGAGTAGTCACTATTCTGTCATCATCTGGTGAAAAAATTTGGTCTTCAGAAAACCATCCCAGCACTGTTAGTGCTCTTGAATGGGTGACAGACCAAGAACTCAGTACTGCCTGCTACGGCCGTGTAACTTTTTTTAATACATCGTCAGGTAAGGAGAATGAACGTCTAGAATGGCAAGGATCTCTAGTTTCACTTGCTCTGAGTCCTGACGGGAATGTTGTTGCCTGTGGTAGTCAGGATAAATCTGTTCACTTCTGGCGGAGGTCGAACGGACAGGATTCTATGATGTCGGGCTATCCTTGGAAGCCTTCAGAGTTAGCCTTCAGTCATGATAGTATCTTGCTTGCTACTGGTGGAGGTGAAGATATCACAGTTTAG